The following nucleotide sequence is from Acidimicrobiia bacterium.
CGCCCCCCGACCGGGCGAACACGAACACGCACCGATTGACCGGTCGCCCCAGCACCGCCTCGAGCGCCAGCGCATACGCCGCCCCTTGCGGGGAGTAGCGCGCAAGGGCGGTGTCAAGCGCCTCTTCCGACGGCGCCCGGTCGGTCTTGTAGTCGACCACCGTGAAGCCGTCGGCGTCCTCGATGAGGAGGTCGATGAAGCCCTCGACGAGCGTTCCGGCAACCGGCGCCGCGACCGGCACCTCCCGCCAGCAGCGCGCACCAGCGACGGTCGCTGTTCGCACGGTGGACGAAGCGAGGACGCTCTCGACGAGCGCGCGGATCTCGCTTTCCCGCCCCGGGATGGCCTCCGCCAGTGCTTGGGCGCGGGCGGTGGCGTCCAGCCCGTCGCCCGTCGCGAGGTCGACGGTCTGGAGCACGGCGTGCACGGCGCGCCCGAGCGCGGTGCCGGCGCGCCCACGGCGCCACGGTGGTGTCTCCGTCGCGTCGGTCTCACCCTTCTCGAGCCCGGGCTCCCGCGCGTCGGCGGCCACGCGAGCCAGCGTGGTCGCGGCGACCACTGGCGCGCGGCGGTTCGTCGCGATCTGCTCGTGGCGGGCTGCGATCCACGAGGCTCGGTCGGTGCGGACAACGTCGTGCTCGTCGTCCTGCGCCGAGTCGCGCGTGACGCGACCCGCCGCGCTCCCCGTGAGCTCCGGACGCGAGCTGGCGGCGACGGCGAGATGGTTGCCGAGGCATGTGTCACCTTCGCGTCGGTGCATGCTGATCACGAGGTGGTCCTCGGCGCGGGTCAGCGCGACGTAGAGGAGACGGATCTGCTCGGCGCGCCATGCCTCGACCTCGCGCTGCTTGAGTGCCTCGAACCCTGGGCTCACATACGCAACCGCCTGGCGCCCGACCTGCATCTCGGGGCCGTCGTCTCCGAAGAGCACGACGCCAGGCCGGGCTTGCTCGATGAGGCCCAGCCCAGTGAGCAGAACGACGGGGAACTCCAAGCCCTTGGCACCGTGAACGGTGAGCACGCGGACCGCGTCGTCGTCGGGCTCAGGCACGATCACCTCGACGGCGCGTGCCTCCTCGTCGGCCTGCCGCTGTGCCCACTGCACGAAGCCGCGCAGGCTTGTGCCGCCCCGGTCGGCGTACGCCCGTGCCGCGTCGGCCACGAAGCGCAATCGGCGCCAGTGATCGCGCGGCCGTCGACGCTCGACCGCGAGCTCAAGCAGCCGCCGTTCACGGATCACGCGTTCGACGAGCTCGCTCACGCCGTCCCACCACCGTCGTTCGTGCAGGGCGAGGAGCGCACCCAGACCGTCGACGACCGCATGATCGGGCGGGAGCGCTGGTGGGGGAGAAACCCGGTAGTCCCAGGAACCGCCGGCGCGCGCGAACTCGACGAGCTCGGTGTCGGTGCACGCGAAGCCCGGTGACCGGAGTGCGGCGACGATCGCCACCTCATCGACCGGGTCGTCGGCGGCCTGGAGCACATGGAGCAGCTCTTCGACCTCGGCGGTGGCGAAGACGAGCGACTGGCTCTCGATGCGTGTGGGCACGTCGGCCTCGTCGAGTGCCTCTTCGAGGTAGGAGAGCGTTGCCCGCGTGGGGAGCAAGATCGCGATGTCGGCGAAATGGGCGTCGCGAGTGCCGCCGTCGACGGCTCGGTCCCGCACCTGCCAGCGCTCGTCTCGCACCCGACGCACGATCGCGGCGAGCTCGCGCGCTTCGGTGCGGCGCAGCTGGTCCAGATCGGTGCCCTTGGGTGCGGCGGTGCCGAACGTCCGCACCGGCTCGGGTGTCGCAGCGCACGGATCGCGGTCGGGGATGAGGGGGTGGTAGAGCGCTTGCAAGGGTGTGTCGTCGCTCATCAACGGCTCGAACACCTCGTTGACGAACGCGACGATCCCCGGACGGGCGCGAAAGCTGGTGGTGAGCGCGCGCCGTGTGCCCTCGCGGTCGCCGAGGACCTCGCCGACCAAGCGGTACAGCTCGATGTCGGCGCGGCGGAACCGGTAGATCGACTGTTTCGGGTCGCCAACGACGAAGATCCGACCGGGGACGACGCTGCAGTCCGACCACGGTTTCGATCCGGAATCCGCGTCGGGGGACGCGATGAGGACCGCGAGCTCGATCTGGAGCGGGTCGGTGTCTTGGAACTCGTCGAGGAGCAGGTGCTCGTACCGCTCGTGCAGCCGAGCGCGCGCTACGGGTGACGAGCGCAGCAGCTCGACCGACATCACCAGCAGGTCGTGGAAGTCGATGCGGCCGTCGCGCCGCCGCTCCTCGACCGAGTCACGTACGTGCTGTGCCACCGCGCCGAGCAACGTTCGCACGGCCGGGCCGCGCACGCGGTCGATCGCGGCGATGCGCGCGTGCTCTGCCTCGTTGAGACACGCGACCACTTCGTCCTTGGCGCCGTGCCAGCTGTCCTTCTTGCCGCGGTTGCCGCTCGTCAGCTTCTTGGGCATGAGCAGCTCGAGGGCTTCGAGCTCGTCGAGCGCAGCCTCGACCTGGTGGGCGCGGGCTTCGACTTCGCGGAGGAACGTGAGCAGGGTGTCGCCCTCGATGCCACACTTCGACGCCAAAGCGGTTGCGGCGCGCATGCGCTCGAGCACGGGCGCCGGGTCGAACGTCGGCACCGGCTCTGGCGCCGGCGCCCACTCGCGAGCCAAGTCCCAGCTCGAGCCGAGCGTCCGCGCGATGCCCTCGAACGGCCGCAGCCCGATCTCGAGGACGGTGACAGTCGCGATCGCGGTCGCGGTGGCGTCGTCGGCGAACAGTCGGTCGAGGAAGCGAGCCCAACGTTCGGTGAAGGCGACGTCGGACTCGATCTCGTCGAGCACCTCGAACCCCGGCGGTAGACCCGCCTCCACCGGGAACTCGGCGAGCGTGCGCTGCGCAAACCCGTGCAGCGTGCCGATCGCTGCGTCGTCGATCGCGGCCAATGCGGCCTCGCAGCGCGTGCGTCGCTCGGCATCGGCGCTCGCGATCGCCTCTCGGGCGAGCTGCTCGCGGACCCGCTCACGGAGCTCGGCCGCGGCGGCCTCGGTGAACGTGATGACGGCGAGGCGCCGGATGTCGGTGCCCCGAGCTACGAGGCCGACCACGCGTCCGACGAGCTCGTGCGTCTTGCCCGTGCCGGCGCCGGCTTCCACGAACAGGTTCTCGCCAAGACTTGAGGCGATGTCATGGCGCGCGTCGAGGTCGGCAGCGCTCACGAGGGGTCCTCCGCGACTTCGTCGTCATCGGACGGCTCGCGAAGCGAGAGGATGCCGTCGAGTGCCGGATCTTCGCGGCGGCGCTCGAAGCGCCGGACCCGATCTCGCGGGCACAACCGGTCGTAGTCGCAATACCGGCAGCTGTCGGGACCGAACATGTAGTTGTCGACACCGGGGTAGGCGGGGAAATGCCCTTCCGTGATCTCCTCGGCGACGAGGTCGAGGACGAAGCGCACCCGCTCCTCCGCATCGGCGTCGAGCTCGAAGCCCTGAACCGCTGCGTCTCCGGCGCTGCGCGTGAACCAGTAGGACGCTCGCACGGGTCGATCGGGCTCGCCCTCACGTACTGCGAGCGCGTAGAGCGCGAGCTGGAGGCGCGTTCCTCCGTCGACAGGATCCGCGAGCAGATCGTCGGAGGTGATATTGGCGTTCCCGGTCTTGTAGTCGAACACTTCGAGGTGACCGTCTCGGTCGCGGTCGACGCGGTCGATGCGACCCCGGAACGCGACCGACACGCCGGTTGACAGCTCGAAGCGCACGGGGGGCAGCTCGTCGTCCGGGTTGCCGAAACCCAGCTCCATCGCGTGTGGCACGAGACCACGACTGGCCCGAACCGACTCGTCGGTGTCGAGCACACGGTCGAGCTCCCGCAGGATCCGTGAACGGTCGAGGGTCCACAAGACCGGCCGACCGGTCAGCCCCAAGCGCTCGAAGCTGTCACACACGGCCTCGGCCATCGCGCGCAGCTCGGCCCGCTCCGAGGGCGACCACGGCTGTTCCGGTGACTCACGAGGATGTGCCGTGAGGAACACCTCGAGCACCTCGTGGATGAGCGTGCCGCGGTGGCGCGGCGAGATCCGGTCGCGTGCCTCGGGTCGCTCGAGCGCCTCCACTCGGAGCACGCGACCGAGGAGATACCGGAACGGGCAACGAGCCCAGGTCTCGAGCGCGGTCGGCGAAAGCACGGCATCTTCACCGGGCACCTTGACGAAGCGCGTGTCGACGACCCCATCCCAAGTGTCGAGATGGCGACTCGTGCGCGCCCGCACGCAGCGGAGACCGGCCCCGAGCCGGGGCTCGGCGCGGACCAGCGGGTGACGCAGGCGCGACCCGTTGGTGCGCAGGAGCGACTGGACGTCGTGCTCCTGGAGCGAGGCGGGGGTCGCCGTGGCGCGCACCGCGTCGTCGAACGACGCGACGATGCGCAGCCATCCGGCTCCGATGGCTTCACTCGCCGCTTCCGTGGCTGGCTCGAGCTCGTGCGCGGCGACGAGGCGGTCTGCGTGGGCCGCGGCGGTCTCGAGGAGCCATGCGGCTGGGCGCACGGCTCGTTGCGCCCGGGTGTCGGCGCGGGCGTACGAGAGGGCACGCCAGGCGCCGCTCGCCAGCGCGGCGAGGAACGCCGCGCGTTCCTGCAACCGTCGCTCTGGGCGGCGCGCCAACGCGCTGTCGACGCGATCGCGCTCCGCATCCGGGAGCACCGGGTCGTCGCGCGCTGGAGGTGGGAATGTGCCCTCGCTCATGCCCACGACGAAGAGCGCGGCGTAATCGGTGCCCAGCACCGCTCCGACCGGCGCGATCAGCACGCCGTCGCCGAACGTACCGGTGTGTCCGACGCTCACGTCCAGCTCCTCTTCGAGGGCCGCACGCAACGCGGCCGCGGATGCCGGAGCATCGAGCGCGTCGAGTCCGGCGAGACCCTCGACGACGGCGCGCACGCGATCAAGCGCAACCTGCTCCGCATCGGGCGCGGCTGCGGGCAACGTGCGACCCACGTAACGCTCGAGCAGCTGCACGGCCCAGTCGGAGAGCGCGCGCCAGTCGGCACCACCAGGCGGCGTGAGCTGAGCCGCGAGGTCGGTGACGAACGCCGTCAGCCGCTCGCAATCGTCGAGCACCCGGTCGGGTGCATCGATGGCGAAGAGCGCGCCGTCGGCTTGCGCGCGGCGCTCCAGCAGGGCGCGTCGATCGGCCGCGTGACGCTCGAGCCGCAGCCGCCATTCGTCGAGCCCGCCCACGATGTTGGCCGCGCACGACAGCCGGTCCCAGCGGGGGCCGGGAACCCGCTTCCCGCCCGCGCGCTCGATGAGCGGAGCGCTCGTGAGCACCTCCATCACGGCGTCGCGACGAAATCCCGTGCCTTCGAGCATGAGGAGACCAAGCAGCGCGCGCCCGGCCGCGGTGTCGCGCAGACGCCGCGGTGATGGACCGTGCGCGGGGATGCCCGCGGCGTCGAAGTGCTCGTGGAGCAGCCGGGCGTAGGGCTCGGACAGCCGGTACGTGACGGCCATGCGGTGCAGTGGCGTACCGGCCTCGACGCGCGCGAGGACGTCTCGCACCACGGTCCGGACTTCTTCATCCGCATCGGGGCACGACACCACGACGGACCCGAACGGTGGGTGCATCGGCGGCCCGCTCGGCGGCGGTTGCGGCGGTCCGAGCGCGGGCGTAAGGCGTGCTGCGAGCGCATGCGTGCCGGCGTCGACGACAGGATCGCCGGTGAAGCCGAGCACGGCGCGTGCACGGCCGCGCTCGCCGAATGCGGCTACGAACGCCACGCCCGCGGGGCTGAGCGCCTGCGGGAGATGCAGCACGAGCGTGCCGATGTCGGTGAGCCCCCGCCCATCGGATGCGACCACGGCGGTTGCTGCCGCGAGCTGGTCTTCGTCGTCGTAGTAGTCACGGGTGAGATCGCGCACTCGCCGGTAGAGGCGCACAACGGTGGGGGCTCTACCGCCGCCGGTGGCGAGCCGGGAGAGCGCGTCGTCGTCCAGCTCGCGGAGCTCGGCGAACGTCGACGCGAGGCTGCGCACGGTCGCTGGGTGGCGAGCCACTGGGCCGAAGTCGCCGGGGTCCTCGGCCAGCGCGGTGCGGATCGCGCCGAGGGCAAGCGCCGGGGTGAGCGGTCGCCGATTCGGCTCCGCGAGGAAGGGCGCGCCCAGGAGCTCGGCAACCCGGGCCAGGGCGAGGAAGCGCACGTTCACGAACCCGCGCTGCGCCCCCAGGCCGCGTCGTAGCGACAGCGCGGCATAGGTGGACGGGACGGCGACCGTGACCGGGGCGAGCGGATCATCGCTCTGGAGCTCGGCAACAACGACGGCCAACGCCTCGCGCGCGGCCAAACCATGAGGTACGAGCAGGAGGCCACCGGAGCCCGACACGCACCGGAGGCTACCGACGAGGTGTGACAGCCTTCTTCGCTCGCTTTCTGCGGCCGGGGATACCCCGGCCGCGGGCGTTCGCTCGCTGGCGAGCGCCCCCGCTCCGCTGCGGCGCCGCGCTTCCGGACGATGGGCCCCGACTCGGGAACCCCTCTCTTGTATGCCACCATGGAGGGCCTCATGCGTCGCCTGCCCCAAGCCCTTCGCGCCTTCTTCATCACCGTCGTCATCGGTGGTGTGTCCGTCGGTGCGTGCCTCGCGGCGCTGATCCCGGGGGCCGATCTGCTCGGGGGCGCCAGCTTCTACGAGTCCACGAAGATCGGGGAGCTGTCCGACCTTGCCCAGCGCTCCACGATCTACGACGCCGACAACCGGGTGCTCGCCGTGCTCGGTCTCGAGAACCGTGAGCCGGTCGACCTCGACGCGGTCCCCGAGGTCCTGCAGAACGCGGTGGTCGCGGGGGAGGACAAGACGTTCTGGCGGAACAACGGCGTCGACCTCAACGGCACCCTGCGCGCCTTCATCAAGAACCTCACCGAGGGCGGAATCGTGCAAGGTGGCTCCACGATCAGCCAGCAGCTCGTGAAGAACCGGATCCTGTCCAACAAGCGAGATATCAACCGCAAGATCCGCGAGATCATCCTCGCCCTCCAGCTCAACGAGAAGTTCTCGAAGCGCGAGATCCTCGAGCAGTACCTCAACACCGTCTACTTCGGGCAAGGCTCGTACGGCGTGAAGTCGGCCGTCGAGCGCTTCTTCCTCAACGCGTCGCCCTTCGGCCCCGTGTCGTCCACCGATCTGGCGAACGTCAGCATCGGCCAGGCCGCGTTGCTCGCCGGGCTCATCTCGAACCCCGAGGGCAACAACCCGTTCTTGTACCCCGAGCGGGCGAAGCTGCGGCGCGAGCTGGCGCTCGAGAACATGGTCGAGGAGGAGTACATCACCCAGGCGCAGGCCGACGCTGCGAACCTCGAGCCGCTGCCGAACCCAGCCCTCAAGCCGCCGCCCGAGCTGCGACCGCGCACCTCGTGGGGTGAGGAGGTGCAAGACCGACTCTTCACCGACCCGATTTTCGAAGTGCTCGGCTCCACGCCAAAGGAACGCAGGCAGAAGGTGCTCACGGGTGGGCTGAAGATCTACGCGACGTTGGACCCGAAGCTCCAGGCCGACGCGCAGAACGCGGTCGACTCGATCCTCCCGACCGGGGCCGACGGCTTCACTGCCTCCCTGGTGTCGATCGACCCGCGCAACGGCTACGTGAAGGCGATGGTGGCCGGCCCGGGCTTCGAGAACAGCGAGTACAACATCGCGACCAGCTACCCGGGTCGTCAGTCGGGGTCGACGTGGAAGGTCATCACGCTCGCTGCCGGGCTCGAGTCTGGTTTCTCACCCGCCGACATCGTCAACGGGGCTTCGCCGTGCGAGTTCAAGCAGTACGGCCGCACGATCAACGCTGAGGGCGGTGGCGGTGGCCCGATGACGATGCGCGCTGCGACCGCGAGTTCCGTGAACTGCGCGTTCGCCCGGATGGAGCTGGCGGCCGGCTTCCAGAGGGTGATGGACACCGCGCAGAAGATGGGGATCACGCAAAACACGCTCAAGCCGATCCTCACGCTCACGTTGGGCACGATCGAGACGACCGCACTCGAGATGGCCACGGTCACGGCGACGATCGCCAGCGGCGGCATCCACCGCACGCCCACGTTCGTGAGCAAGATCGTGGCGCCCGACGGCGAAGTGGTGTTCGACGCCAAGAACCTCGTGTCCTCCCGTGCCATCTCGGCCAACGCCGCGGCGTGCGAGACCGACCTCATGCGCGGCGTGGTCAGCGGTGGCACCGGTACCGCGGCCCGCCTGAACGACCGCCCCACGGCCGGCAAGACCGGCACCACCGACAATTTGGCCGACGCCAACTTCCTCGGCTTCACGCCGCAACTCGCCACGTTCATCTGGCACGGCAGCCCGCTCGCCCGCATCCCTGGTGCCGGTTTCGGAGGTGGCATCCCGGCGCGGATCTTCAAGCGGTACATGGATGCCGCGCTGACCGGTGAGCCGGTGCTCCAGTTCCCCCCGCCCGGCCCGTTCTGCGCGCGCTCGGCCGCGTTCATCACCGAGAACGGCCGCGTGGCCACGTTCAACGGACTCTTCCCCGGCCAGAGCACGATCCCGACGCAGATCCCACCCACCGTCATCATCAACACGTTGCCGACGCTCCCGCCGACGACGTCGACCACTGCACCGAAGTGTGTTCCACCGGACTCCGATCCCAGCGATCCGGACTGCGATCCGTGACCCGTCGCCGTCGGCGCGCATAGCGTCGGCACGGTGACGTCGCTCGAACCCCTGCTCGATCTCCAGGAGCGCGACCTCGCGCTCGATCGACTCCGTCACCGGCGCGACACGCTGCCCGAACGCGCCGCGCTGGCCGCGGCCGAGGCCGAGGTCGCTGCGCTCCAGGCCCAGCTCGACCGCGCTCGTGCGGCGCGCGACGAAGTGCTCGCGGAGGAGCGTCGCCTCGACCAAGAAGCCCAGTCCTTCGCCACACAAGCCGAAGACCACGAACGACGCCTCTATTCAGGCGAGATCTCGTCCCCTCGCGACCTCCAGGCGCTCCAGTCCGACGTGCAGGGGCTTCGTCGCCGTCAGCAGGAGACCGAAGACCTTCAGCTCGCGACAATGGAGCGTCGCGAGCCGCTCGACGGCGAAGTCGCACGCCTCGAGCAAGAGATCGAGCGCACCGAGGGTGCGGTGATTGCCGCGCTGGACGCACTTTCAGCGGCCGAGGCCGAGATCGACGGCGAGGCGACGGGGGAGCGCGGCGCACGCGATGCGCTGGCCGCCGGCGTCGACAACGACCTGCTCGCTGACTACGAGCAGCGCCGGGCAAAGGCCAACGGCGTTGGTGCGGCCCGGCTCGTCGGCAACACGTGCCAGGCCTGCCACCTCACGATCCCCGCGACCGAAGTCGAGCGGATCCGCAAAGCGCCAGCCGGAACGGTCACCTATTGCGACAACTGCGGCTCGATCCTGATCCCGTGACCCGTCGCGACGCGATCCAGATCTACAGTGACGGCGGGGCGCGCGGAAATCCGGGGCCAGCCGCGATCGGCGCGGTCGTGCTCGACGGGGATACGGACCCGCCGACGCGCCTCGCGTCCGTGAGCGAACGCATCGGTGTGGCGACCAGCAACGTGGCCGAGTACCGCGCAATCATCGCCGGGCTCGAGGCGGCTCAGGCGTTCCCCGCACGCGCCGTTCGCGTACGGGCCGATTCGTTGCTCGTGATCCGCCAGCTCGAGGGCAAGTGGAAGGTGAAGACAGCGCACCTTCGCCCGCTTCACGCGCAAGCGCTGGCCCTGCTGGCCGAGTACGACGA
It contains:
- a CDS encoding C4-type zinc ribbon domain-containing protein, which translates into the protein MTSLEPLLDLQERDLALDRLRHRRDTLPERAALAAAEAEVAALQAQLDRARAARDEVLAEERRLDQEAQSFATQAEDHERRLYSGEISSPRDLQALQSDVQGLRRRQQETEDLQLATMERREPLDGEVARLEQEIERTEGAVIAALDALSAAEAEIDGEATGERGARDALAAGVDNDLLADYEQRRAKANGVGAARLVGNTCQACHLTIPATEVERIRKAPAGTVTYCDNCGSILIP
- a CDS encoding transglycosylase domain-containing protein, which translates into the protein MEGLMRRLPQALRAFFITVVIGGVSVGACLAALIPGADLLGGASFYESTKIGELSDLAQRSTIYDADNRVLAVLGLENREPVDLDAVPEVLQNAVVAGEDKTFWRNNGVDLNGTLRAFIKNLTEGGIVQGGSTISQQLVKNRILSNKRDINRKIREIILALQLNEKFSKREILEQYLNTVYFGQGSYGVKSAVERFFLNASPFGPVSSTDLANVSIGQAALLAGLISNPEGNNPFLYPERAKLRRELALENMVEEEYITQAQADAANLEPLPNPALKPPPELRPRTSWGEEVQDRLFTDPIFEVLGSTPKERRQKVLTGGLKIYATLDPKLQADAQNAVDSILPTGADGFTASLVSIDPRNGYVKAMVAGPGFENSEYNIATSYPGRQSGSTWKVITLAAGLESGFSPADIVNGASPCEFKQYGRTINAEGGGGGPMTMRAATASSVNCAFARMELAAGFQRVMDTAQKMGITQNTLKPILTLTLGTIETTALEMATVTATIASGGIHRTPTFVSKIVAPDGEVVFDAKNLVSSRAISANAAACETDLMRGVVSGGTGTAARLNDRPTAGKTGTTDNLADANFLGFTPQLATFIWHGSPLARIPGAGFGGGIPARIFKRYMDAALTGEPVLQFPPPGPFCARSAAFITENGRVATFNGLFPGQSTIPTQIPPTVIINTLPTLPPTTSTTAPKCVPPDSDPSDPDCDP
- a CDS encoding UvrD-helicase domain-containing protein; the encoded protein is MSAADLDARHDIASSLGENLFVEAGAGTGKTHELVGRVVGLVARGTDIRRLAVITFTEAAAAELRERVREQLAREAIASADAERRTRCEAALAAIDDAAIGTLHGFAQRTLAEFPVEAGLPPGFEVLDEIESDVAFTERWARFLDRLFADDATATAIATVTVLEIGLRPFEGIARTLGSSWDLAREWAPAPEPVPTFDPAPVLERMRAATALASKCGIEGDTLLTFLREVEARAHQVEAALDELEALELLMPKKLTSGNRGKKDSWHGAKDEVVACLNEAEHARIAAIDRVRGPAVRTLLGAVAQHVRDSVEERRRDGRIDFHDLLVMSVELLRSSPVARARLHERYEHLLLDEFQDTDPLQIELAVLIASPDADSGSKPWSDCSVVPGRIFVVGDPKQSIYRFRRADIELYRLVGEVLGDREGTRRALTTSFRARPGIVAFVNEVFEPLMSDDTPLQALYHPLIPDRDPCAATPEPVRTFGTAAPKGTDLDQLRRTEARELAAIVRRVRDERWQVRDRAVDGGTRDAHFADIAILLPTRATLSYLEEALDEADVPTRIESQSLVFATAEVEELLHVLQAADDPVDEVAIVAALRSPGFACTDTELVEFARAGGSWDYRVSPPPALPPDHAVVDGLGALLALHERRWWDGVSELVERVIRERRLLELAVERRRPRDHWRRLRFVADAARAYADRGGTSLRGFVQWAQRQADEEARAVEVIVPEPDDDAVRVLTVHGAKGLEFPVVLLTGLGLIEQARPGVVLFGDDGPEMQVGRQAVAYVSPGFEALKQREVEAWRAEQIRLLYVALTRAEDHLVISMHRREGDTCLGNHLAVAASSRPELTGSAAGRVTRDSAQDDEHDVVRTDRASWIAARHEQIATNRRAPVVAATTLARVAADAREPGLEKGETDATETPPWRRGRAGTALGRAVHAVLQTVDLATGDGLDATARAQALAEAIPGRESEIRALVESVLASSTVRTATVAGARCWREVPVAAPVAGTLVEGFIDLLIEDADGFTVVDYKTDRAPSEEALDTALARYSPQGAAYALALEAVLGRPVNRCVFVFARSGGAVEREVPDLRSAVAAVRAQVLGPQPEAAI
- a CDS encoding PD-(D/E)XK nuclease family protein, translating into MSGSGGLLLVPHGLAAREALAVVVAELQSDDPLAPVTVAVPSTYAALSLRRGLGAQRGFVNVRFLALARVAELLGAPFLAEPNRRPLTPALALGAIRTALAEDPGDFGPVARHPATVRSLASTFAELRELDDDALSRLATGGGRAPTVVRLYRRVRDLTRDYYDDEDQLAAATAVVASDGRGLTDIGTLVLHLPQALSPAGVAFVAAFGERGRARAVLGFTGDPVVDAGTHALAARLTPALGPPQPPPSGPPMHPPFGSVVVSCPDADEEVRTVVRDVLARVEAGTPLHRMAVTYRLSEPYARLLHEHFDAAGIPAHGPSPRRLRDTAAGRALLGLLMLEGTGFRRDAVMEVLTSAPLIERAGGKRVPGPRWDRLSCAANIVGGLDEWRLRLERHAADRRALLERRAQADGALFAIDAPDRVLDDCERLTAFVTDLAAQLTPPGGADWRALSDWAVQLLERYVGRTLPAAAPDAEQVALDRVRAVVEGLAGLDALDAPASAAALRAALEEELDVSVGHTGTFGDGVLIAPVGAVLGTDYAALFVVGMSEGTFPPPARDDPVLPDAERDRVDSALARRPERRLQERAAFLAALASGAWRALSYARADTRAQRAVRPAAWLLETAAAHADRLVAAHELEPATEAASEAIGAGWLRIVASFDDAVRATATPASLQEHDVQSLLRTNGSRLRHPLVRAEPRLGAGLRCVRARTSRHLDTWDGVVDTRFVKVPGEDAVLSPTALETWARCPFRYLLGRVLRVEALERPEARDRISPRHRGTLIHEVLEVFLTAHPRESPEQPWSPSERAELRAMAEAVCDSFERLGLTGRPVLWTLDRSRILRELDRVLDTDESVRASRGLVPHAMELGFGNPDDELPPVRFELSTGVSVAFRGRIDRVDRDRDGHLEVFDYKTGNANITSDDLLADPVDGGTRLQLALYALAVREGEPDRPVRASYWFTRSAGDAAVQGFELDADAEERVRFVLDLVAEEITEGHFPAYPGVDNYMFGPDSCRYCDYDRLCPRDRVRRFERRREDPALDGILSLREPSDDDEVAEDPS
- a CDS encoding ribonuclease HI family protein, with the translated sequence MTRRDAIQIYSDGGARGNPGPAAIGAVVLDGDTDPPTRLASVSERIGVATSNVAEYRAIIAGLEAAQAFPARAVRVRADSLLVIRQLEGKWKVKTAHLRPLHAQALALLAEYDEVDLAHVPREENTDADLLVNAALDAAD